One genomic segment of Misgurnus anguillicaudatus chromosome 25, ASM2758022v2, whole genome shotgun sequence includes these proteins:
- the LOC129425971 gene encoding E3 ubiquitin/ISG15 ligase TRIM25-like, translated as MAEARIFQDKFSCSVCLDLLKDPVTIPCGHSYCMSCITNCWDQDDQKRIYSCPQCRQTFTPRPVLFKNVMIAEMVEELKKTKLQTAVPADSYAEAGDVECDACTERKYKAVKSCLECLKSYCQNHLKQHENLFNDRRHHLMNPTRQLHEMICSKHNKQLEIYCRTDQHCICYLCTMDEHKNHDTVTAVAERTEKQRVLGERQRKLHQIIEEREKELQELREAVDSHARSAQTAVEDSERIFTELIRSIERRRSEVTQLIRDQEKTAVSQAEGVMKRLEEEIDDLRRRDAELKQFSHTDNHIHFLQSFQSLSAAPESSVSHRFPLSSLLSFDDVRKSLSQLKDKLEDFCREEIKKISDNVTYITVILAELKSREDFLQYFKQFTLDSNTVNKLIQLSDGNRTATNTNTDHQYPDHPDRFDRWRQVLCRESLCGRCYWEVEWSGKVDISVSYKSISRKGEGLKCKFGLNDQSWTLYCDGSSCSFTHNNKHIKLPVVLSSCRIGVYVDHSKGSLSFYSVSDTMNLIHRVHTTFTQTLYPGFYIYNGSTVKLFHLVK; from the exons ATGGCAGAAGCTCGTATTTTTCAGGACAAGTTCAGCTGTTCAGTGTGTTTGGATCTCTTGAAGGATCCAGTGACCATTCCCTGtggacacagttactgtatgagCTGTATTACAAACTGCTGGGATCAGGATGATCAGAAGAGAATCTACAGCTGCCCTCAATGCAGACAAACCTTCACACCAAGacctgttttatttaaaaatgtgatgattgCTGAAATGGTGGAGGAACTGAAGAAGACAAAACTTCAGACTGCTGTTCCTGCTGACTCTTATGCTGAAGCTGGAGATGTGGAGTGTGACGCCTGTACTGAGAGAAAATACAAAGCTGTCAAGTCCTGTCTGGAGTGTCTGAAGTCTTACTGTCAAAATCATCTTAAACAACATGAGAATCTCTTCAATGACAGGAGGCATCATTTGATGAATCCCACCAGACAACTTCATGAGATGATCTGCtcaaaacataataaacaacTAGAAATCTACTGTCGCACCGACCAGCACTGCATTTGTTATCTGTGTACGATGGACGAACATAAAAACCATGATACTGTGACAGCTGTAGCAGAAAGAACTGAGAAACAG AGAGTTTTGGGAGAGCGACAGAGAAAATTACATCAGATAATtgaggagagagagaaggagCTTCAGGAGCTGAGAGAGGCTGTGGACTCTCATGCG CGCTCTGCACAGACAGCAGTGGAGGACAGTGAGAGGATCTTTACTGAACTGATCCGATCCATTGAGAGAAGACGATCTGAGGTGACACAactgatcagagatcaggaaaAGACTGCAGTGAGTCAAGCTGAAGGAGTCATGAAGCGTCTGGAGGAGGAGATTGATGATCTGAGGAGGAGAGACGCTGAACTGAAGCAGTTTTCACATACAGACAATCACATCCATTTCCTACAG AGTTTTCAGTCTCTGTCTGCAGCTCCTGAGTCTTCAGTCTCACACAGATTTCCTCTCAGCTCTCTCCTCTCTTTTGATGATGTGAGAAAATCTCTCTCTCAACTGAAAGACAAACTGGAGGATTTCTGTAGAGAGGAGATAAAGAAGATATCTGATAATG ttACATATATTACAGTTATTCTTGCTGAATTGAAGAGCAGGGAGGATTTCTTACAAT ATTTCAAGCAGTTCACACTGGATTCAAACACAGTAAATAAATTAATTCAGCTGTCTGATGGGAACAGAACGGCTACTAACACTAATACAGACCATCAGTATCCTGATCATCCAGACAGATTTGATCGCTGGCGTCAGGTGTTGTGTAGAGAGAGTTTGTGTGGACGCTGTTACTGGGAGGTTGAGTGGAGTGGTAAGGTTgatatatcagtgtcatataaGAGCATCAGCAGGAAGGGAGAGGGTCTTAAGTGTAAGTTTGGATTAAATGATCAGTCCTGGACTTTGTACTGCGATGGCTCCAGCTGCTCATTCACTCacaataacaaacacattaaactCCCTGTAGTGTTGAGCTCCTGTAGAATAGGAGTGTATGTGGATCACAGTAAAGGATCTCTGTCCTTTTACAGCGTCTCTGATACAATGAACCTCATACACAGAGTCCACACCACATTCACTCAAACACTTTATCctgggttttatatttataatggATCCACAGTTAAATTGTTTCATCTCGTAAAATAG